The nucleotide sequence GTCGAAACGCACCGCCATCGCTCCGAGGTCGGCCAGGGTTTCGGTTTCGAATTCCGCGAGCGCGCCCGCGTCCATCGCGTCGATCTCCGAAAACATTACCGGTTGGGGCTGCGTGGCGGATCCCAGCAGGTAACCGATTTCGTCAAAGGTGTCCTGCCCGGTCAGGTAGGACACCATCTCCTGATTGATGAGCGCATGTTCTTCGAGGGAGATGAGATCGAGCAGGGCGGTCGTCATCGCCCCGGCGTCGTTTCCGAAGATCCCCGTGAACTCGCTCAGCACGTCGGACAGATCCGCACTCGCGTCAAACGTCATCCGCGCGACGGCCCAGTCGCTCAGCCAGTAGCCCCACTCATGCCCCGACGTGAACGTCACGTGTCCGTCGATGTTTTCGTCCGCGAGCAGCCGGATGTCGCGCCAGCGGTTGAGGATGTACACGGGCAGGAAGAGCGGTACGTCGATGTCGAACGACACCCAGTAGGCCGTCTCGGGGTAGTAGTAGACCTTGCGCTCGCCCACACGGTCCAGCATCCATTCGTACATGAAGCGAAAGCTGTCGTTCTCGTAGGTCGGCGCGGGACCGAGCAGGTCGTAGAACTGCACCGTGTGCGGATACACGCCCATGCGCGGGTCGGCGAACTGCGGCAGGAAATTAAAGTTCACCCCGTACGTGTCCGAGTGCTGCCCCGACGAGACGTGCACTTTCACCGAGGCATCCGTGCCGGGGTAGCGCTCCGCGAGGTACGCGACGGTGTTGTCCATCCACGCGACCTGCAACTCGTCGTTCGTCGGTGTGAACTCCGAGGTGCCCATCTCCAGGTTGATGTGGTCCCACGGTACGCGCATGAGGCGGTCGATATTCGCCTCCATCTCCTCGCGGCATTCGCAACCGAACCACGGCACGATCTTCCAGGCCTTCTGCTGCTGAAACACCCACGTCACGACGATACCGATCTTCATGCCGCGCGCATGCGCGTAATCGACGATCGCGCGGAAGTGATCCTCGGTCGCTTCGAAATCGACCGTGCGCAGCAGCTCCCACTGCATGTAGTTCTGGCGATTGCGCACGTGCCAGTCGATCAGACGCTTCGCGTATTCGAGATAGTCCGGCCGGTCGCGCTGCAGGAACTCCGTTGCCTCGATGGGGTGCATCGTGTGGATGTGAAAACCCCGTCGTGCATACGAGGGCGATTCGACGAGGTCGAGCGCCTCCGGGATCTTCCCCTCGAATTCGGGCACGTGGTCCTGTTCCGGGTGAAAGAATCGCATCCCGAGAATCTCGAGCAGCCGATACAGACCAAACTGGACGCCGCCCGCATCGCCGCCCGCAATGACCACGGTCGGCCCAAGCTCGGTGTCCGACCGACGAATTCGGTAGGCTTCCGAGCCCAGTTCGCGGAGTTCGACGCTCGTGAAGGCGGAGTCGGGCGCGTTCGGGTCTTCCAGAATGACGATGAGCGACGCCGCCGTCGCCGGAAGTTCGTTCGCGATGACAACGGCCTCATCGCCCAAGCGCCAGGCCGAGCGGGCTAGCAGCGCCCGGGCGTCGCGCGCCGCCATGTCGATGACCGATCCCGCATTTTCCGGCACGACCAGCACGATCGCCCCGGCCGTGTCGCCGAAATCGTCGTCCGAGGACTCTCCGGAATCGTCGTCATCACCGGCATCGCAAGCCCACGCACCAAATACGACGGCGACGAACAAAGCGAAAAGGAGCGACAGGCATCGACGGGAGCGCACGATCGGCCATCCGGAAGGGTTCGAGGTTGCGAATCGACACGAAGAACGCGTTGCGTTTTTATTGTGCGTCCCGGCGACGGCTTGTCAACGCGGATTTGTGACGACGCGACGGGCGGGACAGCGAACGGGGAGCCGGCTCAGACTGTGGGAATCGCCAAGTCCGGAACTTCGGGGACTTCACCCGTCGGCGGTAGCGGTTCCTCGCCGAGCAGTTTCGACACGAGGATCGTCGCTCCGGCGACCGAGGCCGGCATCATGATGAAATTGAAAACCGGGATCAGCATGTAGACGAAGCAGACCGCGCCGAAACCGAGCGCGGTCGCCTTGTAGCGGAGGATCAGATCCTTCTTTCGGGCGAAGTCCATCCGGCGCACGTCCATGGGGAAGTCCCAGAACTCCCACGCGAGAAAAAAGAACGCGACCACGGTCTGCATCACGGTGGCGAAAATGTTGCCGATGACCGGGAGGAAGTGGAACAGCAGGCAGCCGCCCTGAATGAGCAGGAAGAGAACGATCTTCTTCACCTGTGTCCCGAGCGAACGCACCACATCCGCGACGAGTGACGTGCCC is from Deltaproteobacteria bacterium and encodes:
- a CDS encoding EI24 domain-containing protein, which encodes MEALTPFRMGLAAPLDGVRFMRANPKLMKYFAVPVAINTLVYSLGAWFFYSNLSALLHWIFQDPETWYMKLAFYALGFVIAAVFSLVLIFTFTAVGMILAGPFMEVVSEKVDEIRLGRKTAPQGTSLVADVVRSLGTQVKKIVLFLLIQGGCLLFHFLPVIGNIFATVMQTVVAFFFLAWEFWDFPMDVRRMDFARKKDLILRYKATALGFGAVCFVYMLIPVFNFIMMPASVAGATILVSKLLGEEPLPPTGEVPEVPDLAIPTV